The following proteins are encoded in a genomic region of Acidobacteriota bacterium:
- a CDS encoding 1-acyl-sn-glycerol-3-phosphate acyltransferase: MKDAFKYPSPVVIWVLLKIAYVISKSCWFIRFTGKDNIPPAADGAVLIASNHQTYIDPVWICIPMQRRFRFMAYDRAFEWKFLGPLIKYLGSFPVKHPIDTSKRLFKESIRSLNDGSTLVIFPEGAREFESGEFFEFKSGAMHIALRAGVPVLPVTIRGGNHIWPQGRKYPRLFRRVEIIYHPLLLVDETQDAEYWTDRLREIIEASYRAE; the protein is encoded by the coding sequence GTGAAAGACGCGTTCAAATATCCATCGCCGGTCGTAATTTGGGTGCTGCTCAAGATCGCATACGTGATCAGCAAGAGTTGCTGGTTCATTCGATTTACAGGAAAGGATAACATTCCGCCCGCTGCTGACGGTGCTGTTCTTATCGCCTCTAATCATCAGACATATATCGATCCTGTGTGGATCTGTATACCGATGCAGCGGCGGTTTAGGTTCATGGCCTACGATAGGGCGTTCGAATGGAAATTCCTCGGTCCGCTCATCAAATATCTCGGCTCCTTTCCAGTAAAGCACCCGATCGACACCAGCAAACGGTTATTTAAAGAGTCAATTCGTTCTCTGAACGACGGATCGACACTTGTCATTTTTCCTGAGGGTGCGAGGGAGTTTGAGAGCGGTGAGTTCTTTGAATTCAAAAGCGGAGCTATGCACATCGCCTTGCGTGCAGGCGTGCCCGTGCTTCCGGTAACGATCCGCGGCGGCAATCATATCTGGCCTCAGGGACGTAAATATCCGCGGCTATTCAGGCGTGTCGAGATAATTTACCATCCGCTCTTGTTGGTTGATGAGACGCAGGATGCCGAGTATTGGACAGATCGATTGCGCGAGATCATTGAGGCTTCTTATCGGGCGGAATAG
- a CDS encoding PilZ domain-containing protein codes for MSSSNTITSENRRVPRVSTELKTIVQVKESLEVSWKEVTAVTTVSRNGAGFSLSRKCEVGRLVSLVLPMPDELRAYNKYDELYPVLGLVQHCNPVTVDGATVYHVGVGFIGKEIPESFKENPKQNYRFCGMNEDGLWVITEVQTAFKARKNARFWKSIEVTISQMKKGKGESSKETAKTKDISAKGLSVPCSLDIEVGDKVKVASKEFDFYAIAEVRNRKKNKDENQPPMLHLEFVEEAFPMHKVLFENAASPGLN; via the coding sequence ATGAGCAGTTCAAATACGATCACATCTGAAAACAGACGCGTCCCTCGTGTCTCAACCGAATTAAAGACAATCGTTCAAGTAAAAGAAAGCCTTGAAGTAAGCTGGAAAGAAGTAACTGCGGTCACCACAGTTTCGCGAAACGGTGCCGGTTTTTCTCTTTCACGTAAATGCGAAGTGGGGCGGCTTGTTTCGCTCGTGCTTCCGATGCCAGATGAACTTCGAGCCTACAACAAGTACGACGAACTCTATCCTGTTCTCGGTCTCGTTCAGCATTGCAACCCGGTGACGGTCGATGGTGCGACCGTTTATCACGTCGGCGTAGGATTCATCGGCAAAGAGATACCCGAGAGCTTCAAAGAAAACCCAAAGCAGAACTATCGATTTTGCGGAATGAACGAGGATGGCCTTTGGGTCATCACCGAGGTGCAGACCGCATTTAAGGCGAGAAAGAACGCCCGCTTTTGGAAGTCGATCGAAGTCACGATCTCCCAAATGAAAAAGGGCAAAGGCGAATCCTCGAAAGAGACTGCAAAAACAAAGGACATCAGTGCCAAGGGGCTCTCCGTGCCCTGCTCGCTCGATATCGAGGTTGGTGACAAGGTCAAGGTCGCCAGCAAGGAATTTGATTTTTACGCGATCGCAGAAGTCCGAAACCGCAAGAAGAATAAGGACGAGAACCAGCCGCCCATGCTTCATCTGGAGTTTGTCGAGGAAGCATTCCCGATGCACAAAGTGTTATTCGAAAACGCGGCCTCGCCCGGGCTGAACTAG
- a CDS encoding PilZ domain-containing protein — protein MHTPGSEQMRVADRTNAVPVVEKENRRIQRISLPLPVRIEVKIDAKVSWNEITRLSDISAFGAGFTLKRPVKRGRLVLLTIPMPRQLRCFDYSEPQYKIWALVRRCIETGQVRAEPSYAIGVAFTGQRPPVDYSEHPSRLYDISHREQEGEGFWHLTPADLMADDSDLPKDLRKQTRFFIPESLKLEILDDAGNVTASETTVTENLSLGGAAVFTQFELDPGSFLRVTSERFDVTIISVVRGKRVGPDGITRLHLEFIDRHFPLQGID, from the coding sequence ATGCATACTCCAGGCTCAGAACAGATGCGCGTCGCAGATCGCACAAATGCCGTTCCGGTTGTTGAAAAAGAGAACCGCCGAATACAGCGCATCTCGCTGCCGTTGCCTGTACGTATCGAGGTCAAGATCGACGCTAAGGTAAGTTGGAACGAGATCACCCGTTTGAGCGACATCTCGGCATTTGGTGCTGGGTTTACATTGAAACGGCCCGTCAAACGAGGACGCCTCGTGCTGCTGACTATTCCGATGCCCCGGCAGTTAAGGTGTTTTGACTATAGCGAACCGCAGTATAAGATCTGGGCATTGGTACGACGATGCATCGAGACGGGGCAGGTCCGTGCCGAGCCTTCGTATGCGATCGGCGTTGCTTTTACCGGCCAAAGACCGCCGGTTGACTATAGCGAACACCCTTCGCGGCTCTATGACATCAGCCATCGCGAACAGGAAGGCGAAGGATTTTGGCACTTGACTCCCGCTGACCTGATGGCGGATGACAGCGATCTGCCGAAGGATCTCCGCAAACAGACGCGTTTCTTTATCCCCGAATCGCTCAAACTTGAGATACTGGACGACGCCGGCAATGTAACCGCTTCGGAAACGACCGTGACCGAAAACCTGAGCCTCGGCGGAGCGGCCGTTTTCACACAATTTGAGTTGGATCCCGGGTCATTTTTACGTGTCACAAGCGAACGATTTGATGTTACAATAATATCGGTCGTCCGTGGCAAGCGTGTCGGCCCCGATGGTATCACCCGACTCCATCTGGAATTCATTGACCGTCACTTCCCGCTGCAGGGCATCGACTGA
- a CDS encoding protein kinase, with the protein MIGAGTFLQQRYRIDKQIGQGGMGAVYVATDERFGSTVAIKETLCNDDHYRKAIEREARLLNSLKHVALPRVTDHFEEDNGLFLVMEYIPGEDFGHVLDEKAAPFEVEQVLTWADQLLDALDFLHTQEMPVVHRDIKPQNLKLTSRGQIILLDFGLAKGNPTDASHKTAAKSIFGYSRNYASLEQIQGTGTDPRSDLYSLAATLYHLLTGVAPEDALTRAMAVLSQKSDPLVPANSLRPEVPRGVAGVLIKAMDLNASERPASAAEMRQMLRESENYAYLADPVTVINPPLDPRVFAQQTKIMPEGTQAEPIRQTDMKTEVLPGFMSEVTSVRNVTTEPEQARSLAAALPPRPKSRAAAASAIGLLLVGGLAAAGLYVTKPEIFGTAPAANTAQFASPASDTSSGDLTNANSASVFVNSNTGASNSAAAAEPITEAPAVAEKPKAIDPAEKPADPSKAGKATPKTPAGGDEFVFTSPDADGQGPVTMRKSADGTTTIITKDGTLVSRPDPPQPGMRKLPPGFDPNNMTPEQMRKLRTILRNQQKRPEMMPIPPDKKPQ; encoded by the coding sequence ATGATCGGAGCGGGTACATTTTTACAGCAGCGGTACCGGATCGATAAGCAGATCGGCCAGGGCGGCATGGGTGCGGTCTACGTGGCGACCGACGAGCGTTTTGGCAGTACGGTCGCGATTAAAGAAACACTCTGCAACGACGACCATTACCGCAAAGCCATCGAACGCGAAGCCCGACTGCTCAATAGCCTAAAGCACGTAGCACTGCCGCGTGTCACCGATCATTTCGAAGAGGACAACGGCCTGTTTCTCGTAATGGAGTATATTCCGGGTGAGGATTTTGGGCACGTGCTTGACGAAAAGGCGGCACCGTTCGAGGTCGAACAAGTTCTCACTTGGGCCGACCAATTGCTCGATGCTCTTGATTTTCTGCACACGCAGGAAATGCCGGTCGTCCACCGCGACATCAAACCGCAGAACCTGAAACTAACATCACGCGGCCAGATCATCCTGCTTGATTTCGGCCTCGCCAAAGGCAACCCGACCGATGCCAGCCATAAGACGGCGGCCAAGAGTATCTTTGGATATTCCCGAAATTACGCATCTCTCGAGCAAATACAGGGAACAGGCACAGACCCGCGGAGCGACCTCTATTCGCTCGCCGCAACGCTTTATCACTTGTTGACGGGCGTTGCTCCCGAGGACGCTCTGACGCGGGCAATGGCTGTTCTGAGTCAAAAGAGCGACCCGCTCGTGCCTGCAAACTCGCTGCGGCCCGAGGTTCCTCGCGGCGTCGCCGGCGTGTTGATCAAGGCGATGGACCTCAACGCCAGCGAACGTCCGGCTTCGGCAGCCGAAATGCGGCAGATGCTGCGTGAGAGCGAGAATTATGCTTATCTCGCCGATCCCGTAACGGTTATAAATCCGCCGCTCGATCCGCGCGTTTTCGCTCAGCAGACCAAGATCATGCCCGAGGGTACTCAGGCAGAGCCGATCCGTCAAACAGACATGAAGACCGAAGTTTTGCCTGGTTTTATGTCGGAAGTAACGTCGGTTCGAAATGTAACGACCGAACCCGAGCAGGCACGTTCGCTAGCCGCTGCTCTGCCGCCAAGACCAAAAAGCCGGGCGGCGGCCGCAAGTGCCATCGGACTGCTGCTCGTCGGCGGTTTGGCAGCAGCCGGATTGTATGTAACGAAGCCCGAGATATTCGGCACAGCTCCTGCGGCAAATACGGCTCAATTCGCATCGCCGGCCTCTGACACCTCATCCGGCGACCTGACGAACGCAAACTCAGCATCGGTTTTTGTTAACTCAAATACCGGTGCTTCAAATTCAGCCGCGGCAGCTGAACCCATCACCGAGGCCCCGGCCGTAGCTGAAAAACCAAAGGCAATCGATCCGGCCGAAAAACCGGCAGATCCGTCAAAGGCCGGCAAGGCCACGCCAAAAACGCCTGCTGGCGGGGATGAATTTGTTTTCACGTCACCTGATGCTGACGGCCAAGGCCCCGTCACTATGAGGAAGTCGGCCGACGGCACGACCACGATCATCACTAAAGACGGGACTCTTGTCTCACGCCCGGATCCTCCGCAGCCGGGAATGAGGAAATTGCCGCCGGGATTTGATCCAAATAACATGACGCCTGAGCAGATGCGAAAGCTGCGGACCATCTTAAGAAACCAGCAAAAGCGGCCCGAAATGATGCCTATTCCGCCCGATAAGAAGCCTCAATGA